The following coding sequences lie in one Arachis hypogaea cultivar Tifrunner chromosome 4, arahy.Tifrunner.gnm2.J5K5, whole genome shotgun sequence genomic window:
- the LOC112797292 gene encoding LOB domain-containing protein 30 translates to MSASTSRGGGRGGGSSGASGSGTKGKGSGGPCGACKFLRKKCDPGCVFAPYFDPDQGAIYFASVHKVFGASNVGKLLSKIPVHKRLDAVISICYEAQARMRDPVYGCVGQICTLQQQVLALQAELSFLQNHLATMEIRQPPPIFPTQGVPTSPIFSVADLPTVVGVAPTTLSMPATFDPPSHFDPATWAMYQRAMMDPRQYMAVSSPIGPTASGDVDIQTVACELINRHVPLQAPPQTSGSNATSTSASSLTSSK, encoded by the exons ATGAGTGCAAGCACAAGCCGTGGCGGCGGCCGCGGCGGCGGTAGCAGTGGCGCTAGTGGGAGTGGTACCAAAGGTAAGGGTAGTGGCGGTCCTTGCGGCGCTTGCAAGTTTCTGAGGAAGAAATGTGATCCGGGATGTGTCTTTGCTCCGTACTTCGATCCTGATCAAGGTGCAATCTACTTTGCATCGGTGCACAAGGTTTTTGGGGCTAGCAACGTTGGTAAGCTTCTTTCCAAAATTCCAGTTCATAAGAGGCTTGATGCTGTTATTAGTATTTGTTATGAAGCACAAGCACGAATGAGAGACCCTGTTTATGGATGTGTTGGTCAAATCTGTACCCTTCAACAACAG GTGTTGGCTTTACAAGCCGAACTCTCATTCTTACAAAATCATCTTGCTACAATGGAGATACGACAACCGCCACCAATTTTTCCAACGCAAGGAGTGCCGACATCACCTATTTTCTCAGTTGCAGACTTACCAACGGTTGTGGGTGTTGCCCCCACCACCTTATCAATGCCGGCCACTTTTGATCCACCTTCCCACTTTGATCCAGCAACTTGGGCTATGTATCAACGGGCCATGATGGACCCACGGCAATACATGGCTGTTTCAAGCCCAATAGGCCCAACTGCTAGTGGTGATGTTGATATCCAAACAGTTGCATGTGAGCTCATCAATAGGCACGTGCCTCTGCAAGCACCACCTCAGACTTCTGGTTCCAATGCTACATCGACGTCAGCTTCATCACTTACTTCTTCTAAGTGA